A genomic region of Pseudomonadota bacterium contains the following coding sequences:
- a CDS encoding SBBP repeat-containing protein, which produces MNRSILASSAALAGALMALGTAGCGKDAGGSGAATGGGVTVPAMGTGDCSMLPVATGVQTACLRTGNDSPNVWVRCGGGVASDEAYAVAVAPDGSIYVGGSFGQLIDPNGLQTIADCLNMTQADFERASFAMTEVITSGGGEDLFLAKYSSAGQLLWIRTAPGPADDGAVRGLAISPADSSVVAVGDFAGQAMFGSFPVATQAHRDVFVAKYSPNGDVIWVDTATVAPDPFGNDDATAHGVTIDPLDETIVVTGHYAGTISFPHTDPSLPPVVLTALGPQDLFVAEFSQTGDIVWADEAGGTEDISEGRDATTEPDGTFMVVGTLAGGAVEHITDFYGTDVMIASYSGTGMAENQSDMLLIHYSHDGRVLWATNAGYPGEDTLGEGVTHDSLGNVYVVGRFGECLMLRKQAVLPLAPPLPFVPPPPGTCVDTPGESALMGSGNHDWFVAKYAESGLLLWAKAFGDFDLDRGYAIDMYEGPAGSWLYVGGRFRENVDFGGPLGLVTCQGIDCHGIIKMDTEGNVLWAKSLDGDAESAFFDLAVDPRDGAVVGAGAFNGVVSFEASTPNEATLTACTQFDTDTLATDGDVVLYRLAP; this is translated from the coding sequence GTGAACCGATCGATTCTGGCTTCGAGCGCAGCACTCGCTGGTGCTCTGATGGCTCTTGGCACTGCCGGCTGCGGCAAAGACGCAGGCGGCAGCGGAGCTGCGACCGGTGGCGGGGTCACGGTTCCAGCCATGGGCACCGGCGACTGTTCCATGTTGCCGGTTGCAACCGGCGTGCAGACCGCATGTCTGCGGACGGGCAACGACAGCCCGAACGTCTGGGTGCGCTGCGGCGGCGGCGTGGCGAGCGACGAGGCGTATGCGGTGGCGGTGGCACCGGACGGCAGCATCTACGTGGGAGGCAGCTTCGGTCAGCTGATCGATCCCAACGGGCTTCAGACGATCGCGGATTGCCTGAACATGACCCAGGCGGACTTCGAGCGAGCCAGCTTCGCGATGACGGAGGTGATCACGTCGGGAGGCGGCGAGGATCTGTTCCTTGCCAAGTACTCGAGCGCCGGCCAGCTGCTGTGGATTCGCACGGCCCCGGGACCTGCGGACGACGGTGCCGTCCGGGGGCTGGCGATAAGCCCCGCCGACTCGTCGGTGGTCGCGGTGGGCGACTTCGCAGGCCAGGCCATGTTCGGCTCGTTCCCGGTGGCCACCCAGGCGCACCGGGACGTCTTCGTGGCGAAGTACAGCCCCAACGGGGACGTGATCTGGGTCGACACCGCCACCGTCGCTCCCGACCCCTTTGGCAACGACGACGCCACGGCTCACGGCGTGACGATCGACCCGCTCGACGAGACCATCGTGGTGACGGGCCACTACGCGGGAACGATCAGCTTCCCGCATACCGACCCCTCGCTGCCGCCGGTCGTGCTGACCGCCCTGGGTCCGCAAGACCTGTTCGTCGCGGAGTTTTCGCAAACCGGCGATATCGTGTGGGCCGACGAAGCCGGCGGCACGGAGGACATCTCCGAGGGACGCGACGCGACCACCGAACCCGATGGCACCTTCATGGTGGTAGGCACGCTGGCCGGTGGTGCCGTGGAGCACATCACGGACTTCTACGGCACCGACGTGATGATCGCATCCTACTCGGGCACGGGCATGGCCGAGAATCAGTCGGACATGCTGCTCATTCACTACAGCCACGACGGCCGGGTGCTGTGGGCCACCAATGCCGGCTACCCTGGCGAGGACACGCTCGGCGAGGGCGTGACCCACGACAGCCTGGGCAACGTCTACGTGGTCGGCCGCTTCGGTGAATGCCTGATGCTGCGCAAGCAAGCCGTGCTTCCTCTTGCGCCGCCGCTTCCCTTCGTGCCGCCACCTCCCGGCACCTGCGTGGACACGCCCGGCGAGAGCGCGCTCATGGGCAGCGGCAACCACGACTGGTTTGTCGCGAAATACGCCGAGAGCGGGCTGCTGTTGTGGGCCAAGGCCTTTGGCGACTTCGACCTCGATCGAGGCTACGCCATCGACATGTACGAGGGGCCGGCGGGAAGCTGGCTCTACGTCGGGGGGCGGTTTAGGGAGAACGTAGACTTCGGGGGCCCGCTAGGTCTGGTGACCTGCCAGGGCATCGACTGCCATGGGATCATCAAGATGGACACGGAGGGCAACGTGCTGTGGGCCAAGTCGCTTGATGGGGACGCCGAGAGCGCCTTTTTCGACCTCGCGGTCGATCCCCGGGACGGCGCCGTGGTCGGCGCAGGAGCCTTCAACGGGGTGGTGAGCTTCGAAGCCTCGACCCCCAACGAGGCTACGCTGACCGCCTGCACCCAGTTTGACACCGACACCCTCGCCACCGACGGCGACGTCGTGCTGTACAGGCTGGCGCCCTAG